The Persephonella hydrogeniphila genome has a window encoding:
- a CDS encoding L,D-transpeptidase family protein translates to MRAFLLLLLLFKIAFSEEYVYSNVLMLPSHLKAIIVSKSHQKLIVVQLKEGYPVVLDEMVSITGLRFGDKIQKGDMRTPSGVYFPVSFKPGYTLPSYYGEGAFPLNYPNALDKYILRRTGTGIWIHGSEKKELLFFSSKGCVILKNGDLKKLSNYIFLKKTPVIIQERFLRLPVSEYKKYQKKVLDFLEKWKDALLKLYNGDTEVLYNLYSPHFYSKYGTRYDQLQIYKKNLYSVGGNKPFVQFVNSMAFIDKRKNGKEYFAVYTQIGFLSGDEIRTAKKVIYLSADSMKILTEENF, encoded by the coding sequence ATGAGAGCTTTTTTATTACTTTTACTACTTTTTAAGATAGCCTTTTCTGAAGAGTATGTGTACAGCAATGTTCTTATGCTTCCCTCCCATCTTAAAGCTATCATTGTAAGTAAATCCCACCAGAAACTGATAGTTGTCCAGCTAAAAGAGGGATATCCTGTCGTTTTAGATGAGATGGTGTCTATCACAGGCTTGAGATTCGGAGATAAGATACAGAAAGGAGATATGAGGACGCCTTCTGGTGTTTATTTTCCAGTTTCTTTCAAGCCTGGGTATACTCTTCCCTCCTATTATGGAGAAGGAGCTTTCCCCCTTAATTATCCTAATGCCCTTGATAAATATATACTCCGCAGAACTGGTACAGGAATATGGATACACGGTTCGGAAAAGAAAGAACTTCTCTTTTTTAGCTCAAAAGGATGTGTGATACTAAAAAATGGAGATCTTAAAAAATTGTCCAACTATATATTTCTGAAGAAAACCCCTGTTATTATACAGGAGAGATTCCTTAGACTTCCTGTTTCTGAGTATAAGAAATACCAGAAAAAAGTATTAGATTTTTTAGAAAAATGGAAGGATGCTCTCCTAAAACTGTACAATGGAGATACAGAAGTTCTTTACAACCTGTACTCCCCTCACTTTTATTCTAAATACGGTACCAGATACGACCAGCTACAGATATACAAAAAAAATCTGTATTCTGTAGGGGGAAATAAACCTTTTGTGCAGTTTGTAAACAGTATGGCATTTATTGACAAGAGGAAAAATGGAAAAGAGTATTTTGCTGTTTATACGCAGATAGGATTTTTATCTGGGGATGAAATAAGAACCGCAAAAAAGGTAATATATTTATCTGCAGATAGTATGAAGATTCTCACTGAAGAAAATTTTTAG
- a CDS encoding phosphatidylglycerophosphatase A family protein, with translation MEDSQKNGTGEERKEESFKTMIAFTLSTGLFVGKIPVAPGTIGTLVGIFPILIYWTKGGQYQLINQISITLAVFLIGIWASTVVVETFKDKDPEYVVIDEIAGYMVAMIGFEPTWQHLLLAFVVFRFFDILKPPPIRMFEKLPSGFGVMADDIVAGIYTWIVMFIAVKFFGI, from the coding sequence TTGGAAGATTCACAGAAAAATGGAACTGGTGAAGAAAGGAAAGAAGAAAGTTTCAAAACAATGATTGCCTTTACCCTCTCGACAGGTCTATTTGTAGGAAAGATTCCTGTAGCTCCCGGAACAATAGGAACTCTCGTCGGTATCTTTCCCATTCTTATATACTGGACAAAGGGAGGTCAGTACCAGCTTATCAATCAGATATCTATCACTCTTGCAGTTTTCCTTATAGGTATATGGGCTTCAACTGTCGTCGTTGAAACATTTAAAGATAAAGATCCTGAATATGTTGTTATAGATGAGATAGCAGGATATATGGTGGCTATGATAGGTTTTGAACCAACATGGCAGCACCTTCTTCTTGCCTTTGTTGTTTTCAGATTTTTTGACATTCTCAAACCTCCTCCTATAAGGATGTTTGAAAAACTACCTTCTGGATTTGGGGTTATGGCTGATGATATTGTTGCTGGGATTTATACATGGATTGTTATGTTTATAGCTGTTAAGTTCTTTGGGATATGA
- a CDS encoding NADH-quinone oxidoreductase subunit D, whose product MSWITLDKINKLKERFDYVQVNENDKGFHSVEVPKENLKQFLKFLKEDPDYQFKMFIDWTIIDHGEKADPRFQGVLILFSPEYKERIIVKTWATDETLPTLTDIWPGAKWAEREAWDMFGIKFEGHENLVRMFLWETYQYHPLRKDFPLRGHEEVELPSLNEKERMDQLEGLQNYSRMHTALPTLEDLEITQRKRMPNKKSQVVLNWGPLHPGTHGTIWFLFDMESEYVQECDIIIGQLHRGVEKLAENLNVQQILPYTDRMDYIASMNENHSVCVAAEKLLGIHEKIPEKAKYIRTMLAELSRINSHLLWLGTYALDLGALTMFLYTFREREKIMDIFEGISGARFTINYFRVGGVYADLPYGALDAIEHFIKDFPARLGDYENLLTRNRIWLSRNVDVGIITEQDVYDYGLTGAVARASGVPYDLRIIDKYDAYGEVEFDVPVGEKGDSYDRYLVRIEEMKQSARIVKQCVEKLRKMSKNDPFFFEPEDKKMKITIDGRGTKLFKGEVYAGADNPRGELGVYIYMPKDGIKPYRFRLRSGAFYNLQIFSKIIVGRPIADAITILSTIDPVVGETDR is encoded by the coding sequence ATGTCCTGGATAACTCTGGATAAGATAAACAAACTTAAAGAAAGATTTGATTATGTTCAAGTAAATGAAAATGACAAAGGATTTCATTCCGTAGAAGTTCCTAAAGAAAATCTAAAACAGTTCCTTAAGTTTCTAAAAGAAGATCCAGATTACCAGTTTAAAATGTTTATAGACTGGACAATTATCGATCATGGAGAAAAAGCCGATCCAAGATTTCAAGGTGTTCTGATACTTTTCTCTCCTGAGTATAAAGAAAGAATTATAGTAAAAACTTGGGCTACAGATGAAACATTACCTACATTAACGGATATATGGCCAGGTGCTAAATGGGCTGAAAGAGAAGCCTGGGATATGTTCGGTATTAAGTTCGAGGGACATGAAAATCTTGTCAGAATGTTTCTGTGGGAGACTTACCAGTACCATCCCCTCAGAAAGGATTTTCCCTTAAGAGGTCATGAAGAGGTAGAGCTACCTTCTTTAAATGAGAAAGAGAGAATGGATCAGTTGGAAGGTCTCCAGAACTACTCAAGGATGCATACAGCCCTTCCAACGCTGGAAGATCTTGAAATAACACAGAGAAAAAGAATGCCTAATAAAAAATCTCAGGTCGTTCTAAACTGGGGACCTTTACATCCAGGAACCCACGGAACTATATGGTTTTTATTTGATATGGAAAGTGAATATGTACAGGAATGTGATATTATCATCGGTCAGCTCCACAGAGGAGTAGAAAAGTTAGCGGAGAATCTCAACGTACAGCAGATACTTCCATATACAGACAGAATGGACTATATAGCCTCTATGAATGAAAATCACTCTGTATGTGTTGCAGCTGAAAAACTGCTTGGCATACACGAAAAGATCCCAGAAAAAGCAAAATATATAAGAACTATGCTTGCAGAGTTATCAAGGATAAATTCTCATCTCCTCTGGCTTGGAACATATGCCCTTGATCTTGGTGCTCTTACAATGTTCCTTTACACGTTCAGGGAAAGAGAAAAAATAATGGATATATTTGAAGGAATATCCGGAGCAAGATTTACTATTAATTACTTCAGAGTAGGAGGTGTTTACGCAGATCTACCTTACGGAGCTCTTGATGCCATTGAGCATTTTATAAAAGATTTCCCTGCAAGACTTGGTGATTATGAAAATCTCCTTACAAGAAATAGGATATGGCTCAGCAGAAATGTTGATGTTGGAATTATAACAGAACAGGACGTTTACGATTACGGATTGACAGGGGCTGTTGCAAGAGCTTCTGGAGTTCCTTATGATCTGAGAATTATAGATAAATACGATGCTTACGGTGAGGTTGAGTTTGATGTTCCTGTAGGGGAAAAGGGTGATTCCTACGACAGATACCTTGTAAGAATAGAAGAGATGAAACAGTCGGCAAGAATAGTAAAACAGTGCGTAGAAAAGCTGAGAAAGATGTCGAAGAATGATCCATTCTTCTTTGAACCTGAAGACAAAAAAATGAAAATAACAATAGACGGAAGAGGTACAAAACTGTTTAAAGGTGAAGTTTATGCAGGTGCAGATAATCCAAGGGGAGAACTTGGTGTATACATTTACATGCCAAAAGATGGAATAAAACCCTACAGATTTAGACTAAGATCAGGAGCTTTTTATAATCTCCAGATATTCTCAAAAATTATCGTAGGAAGACCTATAGCAGATGCTATAACAATTCTTTCAACTATTGACCCTGTCGTTGGGGAAACAGACAGATAG
- a CDS encoding NuoI/complex I 23 kDa subunit family protein — protein MGIKKVGLNRNIQPQSLTEKIFFLDFMKGLKTTIKHLFKKVITVDFPFELVEPAPRFRGVHGLRNVDGTEKDDFQAWVKKLKIKPPEMGETRCIACKFCQAACPVPEIFIIKADKLDVPEDHPHHGLKVLSQFDMDLSKCMFCGLCTLACPTVCIIHTDIYDLSSYTRRGWVLNKETLSKIADDFIARRGKEKYDEKSHWPDYQKIWNDADAARAKAWDNNPPKLGPNYADQQ, from the coding sequence ATGGGCATAAAAAAAGTTGGCTTAAATAGAAATATACAGCCCCAGTCCCTTACAGAAAAAATATTCTTCCTCGATTTTATGAAGGGGCTAAAAACAACTATAAAACACCTCTTTAAAAAAGTGATCACGGTAGATTTTCCTTTTGAGCTTGTAGAACCTGCTCCAAGATTCAGAGGAGTCCACGGTCTGAGGAATGTAGACGGGACAGAAAAAGATGACTTTCAGGCATGGGTTAAAAAGCTGAAAATAAAACCTCCTGAAATGGGAGAAACAAGATGTATAGCATGTAAGTTCTGTCAGGCAGCATGTCCTGTCCCTGAAATTTTCATAATTAAGGCAGATAAACTTGATGTTCCTGAGGATCATCCCCACCATGGTCTGAAAGTACTTTCCCAGTTTGATATGGATCTGTCAAAATGTATGTTCTGTGGTTTATGTACACTGGCCTGCCCAACTGTATGTATAATACATACAGATATTTATGATCTGTCTTCATACACAAGGAGAGGATGGGTTTTAAACAAAGAAACCCTATCAAAAATAGCTGATGATTTTATAGCAAGAAGAGGAAAGGAAAAGTATGACGAAAAATCACACTGGCCTGATTACCAAAAAATATGGAATGATGCAGATGCAGCAAGGGCAAAAGCATGGGATAATAATCCTCCAAAATTAGGTCCAAACTACGCAGACCAGCAGTAA
- a CDS encoding class I SAM-dependent methyltransferase, whose product MKITGKKELISVIKDRIKREGEISFRDFMDMALYYPELGYYTSPQEKIGGFGDFYTASELDRAFGELIGKQFVEIYEKVKENPFQIVEIGAGKGYLAYDILNFLKKEHPEVYGNTEYIIIEKSPYHIKIQKEILSDFEIVRWVQDIIDFEDESINGVIFSNELFDAFPVHLIRKVKGKIFEVFITIDEEDNIREILKEASEDILRYIKELNLQIPEGMQTEINLDASEYIQKIGKKLKKGYVITVDYGYPSSELYKPYRMRGTLLCYYRHRYSENFYENVGMQDITSHVNFSALKYYGMLAGLDFTGFTDQAHFLTNLGLMEILQELQEKNDYESFERLNRLKTLVLPKGMGEKFKVLVQHKNIDNPSIKGLDMLPYMSDRYRL is encoded by the coding sequence ATGAAAATCACAGGAAAGAAAGAGCTTATCTCTGTAATAAAAGATCGTATAAAAAGAGAAGGAGAGATATCCTTTAGGGATTTTATGGATATGGCTCTGTACTATCCAGAGTTAGGTTATTACACCTCTCCACAGGAAAAAATAGGAGGTTTTGGTGACTTTTATACAGCTTCAGAGCTTGATAGAGCATTTGGAGAGCTTATCGGAAAGCAGTTTGTTGAGATATATGAAAAAGTAAAGGAAAACCCTTTCCAGATTGTTGAGATAGGAGCAGGAAAAGGATATCTTGCCTACGACATACTCAATTTCTTAAAAAAGGAACACCCTGAAGTGTACGGAAATACAGAGTATATAATAATAGAGAAATCACCGTACCATATAAAAATACAAAAAGAGATACTCTCTGACTTTGAGATAGTCAGGTGGGTACAGGATATTATAGATTTTGAAGATGAGAGCATAAACGGCGTTATTTTTTCCAACGAGCTATTTGATGCTTTTCCTGTACACCTGATAAGAAAAGTAAAAGGAAAGATATTTGAAGTATTTATAACTATAGATGAAGAAGATAATATCAGAGAAATTCTGAAAGAAGCATCTGAAGATATTCTGAGGTATATAAAAGAGCTGAACTTACAAATACCTGAGGGTATGCAGACAGAGATAAATCTTGATGCCTCCGAGTATATACAAAAAATAGGAAAAAAATTAAAGAAAGGATATGTGATAACAGTAGATTACGGGTATCCATCTTCAGAACTGTATAAACCTTACAGAATGAGAGGAACCCTACTGTGCTATTACAGGCACAGATATTCGGAAAACTTTTACGAAAATGTAGGAATGCAGGATATAACATCCCATGTTAATTTTTCAGCCTTAAAGTACTATGGTATGCTGGCAGGACTTGATTTTACAGGCTTTACAGATCAGGCCCATTTCCTGACAAATCTGGGACTTATGGAAATACTTCAAGAACTGCAGGAAAAAAATGATTATGAATCATTTGAAAGACTGAACAGACTTAAAACACTTGTTCTCCCTAAAGGAATGGGGGAAAAATTCAAAGTTCTTGTTCAGCATAAAAATATAGATAATCCATCTATAAAAGGTCTGGATATGCTACCCTATATGAGCGACAGGTACAGGCTTTAA
- the prfB gene encoding peptide chain release factor 2 — translation MILELKEKLNELSNRFKNIKDIMKPDELEKELKRLDEEMGKPDFWNDQKKAQEIASRRNSIANKLEEIRSVEKRLNDIDEYIQLLEMEYDEDTEKELKEEIENVEKEINRLETASLLSEEYDFKNAILTLQAGSGGVEACDWTEMLLRMYLRWAEKNGFEIEMVDYQPDDVAGIKSATVIVKGPYAYGYLKGEQGVHRLVRISPFDANKRRHTSFSAVSVIPEIGEEVKVEIKEEDLRIDTFRASGAGGQHVNTTDSAVRIVHIPTGITVSCQSERSQIQNRAKALQMLKAKLYQYELEKQKEKQKELEGEKKDISWGSQIRSYVFQPYQMVKDLRTGFETGNIEAVMDGEIDGFIESYLKWRATEKQQN, via the coding sequence ATGATTTTAGAGCTAAAAGAAAAATTAAATGAGCTTTCAAATAGGTTCAAAAACATAAAAGATATAATGAAACCTGATGAGCTTGAAAAAGAGCTTAAAAGATTAGATGAAGAAATGGGAAAGCCTGATTTCTGGAACGACCAGAAAAAAGCTCAGGAGATTGCAAGCAGGAGAAACAGTATAGCCAACAAATTAGAAGAGATCAGGTCTGTAGAAAAAAGATTAAATGATATAGATGAGTATATCCAATTACTCGAAATGGAGTATGACGAAGACACAGAAAAAGAGCTAAAAGAAGAGATAGAAAATGTAGAAAAAGAGATAAACAGGCTTGAAACTGCAAGCCTTCTTTCTGAGGAGTACGATTTTAAAAATGCCATTTTAACGCTTCAGGCAGGATCGGGAGGTGTAGAAGCCTGTGACTGGACAGAAATGCTACTTAGAATGTATCTGAGATGGGCAGAAAAAAACGGGTTTGAGATTGAGATGGTGGATTACCAGCCTGACGATGTTGCTGGTATTAAAAGTGCAACAGTAATAGTAAAAGGACCCTATGCATACGGATATCTCAAAGGAGAGCAGGGTGTTCATAGACTTGTAAGAATATCCCCTTTCGATGCAAACAAGAGAAGACATACTTCCTTCTCCGCTGTGTCTGTCATTCCAGAGATAGGAGAAGAAGTAAAAGTCGAGATAAAAGAGGAAGATCTGAGAATTGATACATTTAGAGCTTCCGGAGCAGGAGGACAGCACGTTAACACAACAGATTCTGCAGTAAGGATCGTCCACATACCTACAGGAATAACAGTATCCTGCCAGAGCGAAAGATCCCAGATACAGAACAGAGCAAAAGCTCTACAGATGCTCAAAGCAAAACTTTACCAGTACGAACTTGAAAAACAAAAAGAAAAGCAGAAAGAATTAGAAGGAGAAAAGAAAGATATCTCATGGGGAAGTCAGATAAGATCCTACGTTTTCCAACCCTATCAGATGGTAAAAGATCTGAGAACTGGTTTCGAAACAGGAAATATTGAAGCTGTTATGGATGGAGAGATAGATGGATTTATTGAAAGCTACTTAAAATGGCGTGCCACTGAAAAACAGCAGAACTAA
- a CDS encoding M23 family metallopeptidase, with protein MRDKFTITIHDVNGVKQYTLKQIVKKYFLYFVIFLVFFILLSTGIIYYLSKEVKELSEKKEKLTEQNVKLLREKAQLKKSIQEKSSELKSLSEKVKNIEEMIGLKPEESLDFSERINKLSLTSGQIYHMFINIPNGSPLRKTIITSRFGYRKHPVNGQRDFHPGVDLRAKIGTPVYSTANGIVEYAGKKGAYGKLVIIQHNYGFKTIYGHLSKIKVKTGDFVEKGQIIGYSGNTGLINGPHLHYEVRYLQRPLNPVNFIRWKKLNYTEIFKKERHVRWESLIKGITLNLLPTVQEQQSSAKAPASQEN; from the coding sequence ATGCGGGACAAATTTACAATAACCATTCATGATGTTAACGGGGTTAAACAGTATACACTAAAACAGATAGTTAAAAAATATTTTCTCTATTTTGTGATTTTTTTAGTTTTTTTCATACTGCTCAGCACAGGAATAATCTACTATCTATCAAAAGAAGTAAAAGAACTATCAGAAAAAAAAGAAAAACTTACGGAGCAAAATGTAAAACTTTTGAGAGAAAAGGCACAATTAAAAAAGAGCATACAGGAAAAAAGCTCAGAGCTAAAATCACTCTCAGAGAAAGTAAAAAATATAGAAGAGATGATAGGACTGAAACCAGAAGAAAGTTTAGATTTCTCAGAGAGAATAAATAAACTATCACTGACGTCAGGACAGATATACCATATGTTCATAAATATACCAAACGGCTCTCCTCTAAGAAAAACTATAATAACAAGTAGGTTTGGTTACAGAAAGCACCCTGTTAACGGACAAAGGGATTTTCATCCAGGAGTAGATCTACGGGCAAAAATTGGAACTCCAGTTTACTCAACAGCCAACGGGATAGTAGAGTATGCAGGAAAAAAAGGAGCTTATGGAAAATTAGTGATAATACAGCACAACTATGGATTTAAAACCATATACGGACATCTGAGCAAGATAAAAGTCAAAACAGGAGATTTTGTTGAAAAAGGGCAGATAATTGGATATTCTGGGAATACAGGATTGATAAACGGTCCCCATCTTCATTATGAAGTCAGATACTTGCAAAGACCTCTTAATCCTGTCAATTTTATAAGATGGAAAAAACTCAATTACACAGAAATATTTAAAAAAGAGAGGCATGTACGATGGGAATCTTTAATAAAGGGGATAACATTAAACCTTCTACCAACAGTTCAGGAACAACAATCATCAGCGAAGGCTCCCGCATCTCAGGAGAACTGA